The segment CCAGGTGGCGCCACTGTAGGCGGACTCCAATTGAAGCTCGAACAAGTATAACTTAATGTCAAGGCTGGGAGGAACCATAGAGACCATCCAATTTGGCCTCTCCTTTGCGGCaaaagaaaccaagaaaacaaACAGTAGTAACTTGCTCAATAACTATTGAGGGGTAAATGAGTCAGCTTTATCATCACAAGAACATTGAGTCTGAAGTTGTGAAGTAAGTTACTGTATGTATGGATTCTGATTGCCAACTGATGATCTAATATGAATACTATTTTATGTGTCTAGAGCAAATGATGCTGTTTGGAAAAATTTCCCAGCAGCTCTGTGGCTTAAAGAAACTCCCATGGTCACGTGACTCCCGATACTTCTGGGGCTGGTTGAATGCAGTGTTTAACAAGTAAGTTACCCATACTAAAGTGAAGAAACATGGGGATTGTTTCAGCTCGATGAGTTCCCAGTGGCTAATTTGGTTTTCTTATATTTCAGATGTTATTTGTGTTGTGTATGCAGTATGAtcctaattttcttaaaaaaaattgaattaagaCCAAAAAGAgataagttataaaatattaactgtgACTGACTGGGTTACAGGACTTCAGtgattctttttattcattctttcagtgcctttcaagcttttaaaaatgatcttttattatttttataatcagaaaagctCAATAATGttagaatattttattctgtGACTTAAGCAATGTAGTTAACCTTTTGAATACCATCAAGtgaattcaagttttaaaaatgttatttggtGGCATGCTTATTTTGAAACTGGCAAAACTAACCTCCTCATTGCTTAATACAGCATTAATACCACTAACTAGAGAAAAAGGcataagtaaaaattaataaagatcaCTTAAGGACATTAATTTGAACAAATGTTCaaaattattctctttttaaatcttttatcattaataaaaattataaccaaGTGTTGTCATTCGTTCAATACATAGTTACTGAGTATCTCCTGGAGTCAAGCTACTATGCTGCATACGAGTTAATGAAGACCCATGTCTGCCTGATaaactcagattttaaaaaaaaaatgctttgacaGTGTTCacttgaaaacaaaagcaaaaatggtaGCAAGTAGAGCTAccattgaatattttcttttcatggatTTATCTCCCTCATCACGTGAAGTGAAAAGTAGTTGCTATTCCATATTTACGTTGGTGAACATAGCTAAGAAGCTAGTGACTATAGTTAAAGCTACCTGCTTTTGTCCTCGTCCCCACAGAGTGGATCATGACCGCATCAGGGACGTGGGCCCTGACAGGGCAGCGTCAGAGTGGCTGCTGCGCTGCGGGGCCATGGTGCGCTACCACGGCCAGCAGAGGTGGCAGAAGGACTACAACCATCTCCCGACAGGCCCTCTGGACAAGTACAAGATTCAGGCGATTGACGCCACCGATTCCTGTATCATGAGCATCGGATTTGATCACATGGGTAAGTCCTCCACCATTTGTTATGGGAAATTCAGGTGATTTGCAATGACCTTTGGTTGCACTTGAAACTCTTATAGTCATATGGGTGTCCTTCTCGCCCTTTTCAGTCCAATCCAGCTTGTATCTTCTTgtgtatgatatttatttttaagttaaatagaGGTTACAAGtaccctcctctcctttctctccaaacCAAGCTGTGGTTTATCAACTTAATATTTAAGGTCTTGTTTGTCAAACTGTCTTTGTCAAACTTCTGTCATTGAGTAACCGTGACTAATGTAGAAATAATTATATCCACACAGCCTCTGCTTGTGTGGGCATTTTATTCCTCAGTGCATGGGCATCTGACTGTAGAATGGCTCTGTCTGTCAGCACAATCCATGTAGTGAATACTTTGTGTGGTTAATAGGGTGACTAATTGTTCCAGTTTTCCTGGGATTAAGAGGTTTCCTAGGACTTAGGACTTTCAGTCCTGACACCAGAACAGTCCTGGGCAAACCAGGACAGTTGATCATCTTAATGGTAAAGCAGGTTCTTAAACTgtacttttttcccctccagaaGGCCTACAGTATGTTGAAAAAATAAGACTATGCAAGTGTCACTATATTGAGGATGGTTGTTTGGAGAGACTTAGCCAACTTGAAAATTTACAAAAAAGCATGttggaaatggaaataatttcatgTGGGAATGTCACAGACAAAGGTATCATTGCTTTGCATCATTTCAGGTAGGTGGTTAGTGTCAGAATGGAAACTTGATAATCATGTTAAGGTGAATAATCAGAATTTAAAACAGTTGATAAATGGTATCTTTTCTtaattctgaaaaacagaatttaaaaaaatgatttaaccTTCAGCCACAATACTTTAAAACAGTTGAAATTATCAACTTTAATATCTTATAGTTGTATTGCATTTTTTAGgaagcatctttttttaaaaaatcaattacatAAAGCACCTAGCATGATGCCTATTAAAGCTGTTGATGCTCTCAGTAAACATCAGCTATTATACTTCCTCCTCAtcctttaaagtatttttccCCCATGGTCTGCCAATAACCTCAGCATCACAGGAAGTTTGAGAAATCTTAAACATTAGAACCAAAAGTACAAGATTGTTTGTCTCTTACATTAGTTCAGGCTTTGTGGCTTCATCTCGTAACAGAAACTTGAGTTGTTTTAAGAACTTCcccagtttcttttcctttctaggttaagattcatatttttaaaattcaatttcatttaaaataaaagcagaaacataacaCAGTTCACCCATTTTCCTGCTTCTCACCCCGGCTTGGCAATAACCACCAATCTGTTTTGTGTATCTGTGAGcttgcttctttatttttagcttccacatataGGCGATCATACAgttatttgtctctctctctctgacttatttcacttagcataataccctcaaggtctaTCTGGTTTGTTGCTAAtgcagaattttattattttttatggctcagtactacatatatgcatataccgtattttctttatccactgacCCATCAGTGGacttttaggttgtttctgtatattgactattgtaaataatgctgccctGAACATGGGTGTGCAGATGTCTTgttgagttagtgtttttgttttcttcagataaatactgaAACATAGAATTGTTGaatcatacggagaaggcaatggcaccccactccagtactcttgcctggaaaatcccatggatggaggagcctggtgggccacagtccgtggggtcgctaagagtcggacaagactctgcaaattcactttcacttttcactttcctgcattggagaaggcaatggcaacccactccagtgttcttgcctggagaatcccagggacggggaagcctggtgggctgccatctatggggtcgcacagagttggacacgactgaagcgacttagcagcagcagcagcagcagcatggtagttcttttttaattttttgaggaatctttaTGCTGTTTTTCATATGACTGCCCCAATTTACACTCCCCTCAACCATGCACAAAGATTCTCTTccctctacatccttgccaacgcttatttctagtctttttgataacagccattctaacaagtgTAGGGTGcggtctcattgtggtttgatttgcatttccctgataatgatgtagagtatcttttcatgtacctgttctCCATCTGTAtgccctctttggaaaaatgtctattcagatattttgcccattttaaaaattgcattgttcaggtttttttgctgttgagttgtatgagcttatatattttggatattagccccttatcagatatatgacttgcagacattttctcctgttcagtaggttgccttttcattttgttaatgcttttctttgctgtgcagaagccttTCAACTTGATGTatttccacttgtttatttttgctttgtttttacttttagtgTCAGATTCAAAAAATCATAACTACAActgatgtcatattttatatttaacatgCAAAGGAGTTCTATGCCATAATATACatatttggaaaaactcagcagaATTATTGACATAACCAGAACTAAACTTTGCAAAGTTTAGATTAGTTCCTAGCATGAATTTCATTTAAAGTAGTACTCTAGGACTACTGTTCTAAAAGTCATTTTGAATGTGTAGGATGATATGAACATGTACTGTGTGTACTTTCTTAAAAAGccaataaaacaaatttatttttaatgctatgAGAGTAAAGGTCAAAttacattaacttttaaaattttcttctttttacaggAACCTTAAGTATTTGTTTCTAAGTGATCTTCCtggagtaaaagaaaaagaaaaaattgttcaAGCCTTTAAGACatcactgccttctctggagctAAAATTGGACttgaagtaaaataatatttcaaaaagtaTCTTAATTCAGTGTAGAGTGTCATTTTAAATTGATCCTTAACAGCAACAAATATTATATGGTTATCAGCAGAACTATAAGGATGTTATATCATGACATTTTTAGCAGGGTCCAtcatgtagaaaataaacattcAGATGTGATTCACTAAAGTTACTAAGTTGGAATTAAGAATTTATGTACACTAAATCATATTAAATGCAAATCATATacccttttaattttaatatatttattttataatggtaTCTATATAAATATCTTGATGTAGATACTGAAgttctttaaaatgatttaaatgtaTAGTACAGATATTTAACagtaatttgtttcattttaaagttaTTGAAGCATGTTATTATAAATGTACAattatgaaaaactgaaagctaaaTTTCAGATTCATTGAGATGGAGTCAATTATGCAAAGTAATCAGAGGTTGCTGGAGCATTCCCATTCTTCCCAGGATTTGCATGCATTTCTCATGATCCTGCATATCTGTGTTCTTTGTAACATACATCCTTTCTCTGAATAAACAGTTTCTGGCTAATTTGTCTAGTCTGTAGGCTTAATCTGGTGTTTTATTAAAACTAGACCTAAATACTTGGCTGGATTTAAATAACTTTGCTTATTCCAATAAACCAGAGGAAACAATGATGAAGACCAGCACAGCTTTACCTATTTTTtgcttaaatttaaaaactgcttAAAGAGGAAAAATTTAACACGTCAATTAGAAACTAATTTGTATTCCCTCATATATGTTGGATAGTATTTCCCATGAGTATAAGCACAAAATTCACTTTATGTCTAGAACTCAGTGATAATGAATATCACAAATAGATAAAAATCAGATCTTTATTTTTACCTCTTTGAAATGGCCCTGATTCTATTATTGTTAGTTATATGCCAACTTGTTTGTGGATGTCTATATGTTTGGTTTGAACATTATTCTGTTAGATATAACCTTGACTGgagatagttttaaaataaacactttctGTAATGCACTCTTATagtagaaaaatgaattttagttgTGTTTAGAAACTGGGTTATGTAAATAGCACATGCCATAAATGATATACTATTTACTAATATAATTGccactgtcatttaaaaaatcagaaaatgtttgTCTCATGTGAAACAGTGGTGATTCCatgatgaagaaagaaaggatCACGGATATGGTTAAGTATAAGCATACATTTTatagaagtcagaaaaaaatgacCACTTCTATCTCAGGTTTGTTTGATTACTATGTGATGAAGCACCTGATTGGCCACAAGTTAGTCTGGCAACACTTTTCTATTCTGAATGGGATTCTTTAAAAATACTGGATAAATTAGGCAGTTGCAGTCATCTGCCTCGTCAGGTGCATTGTTaggagtaaagaaaaaagaaaatacaaaatttacaCTACTGCAGAAGTTGGATGTCCTTCTTTGTCATTTGAATCAAAGTCTGTGTAACAAGAATTAGATTATATTGTGACTGGTTATTTAGCCCACTGTCAGCTTTATGCAAGAAGCTACATACATCAGGAAGCCTCAGGCTATCATTAAACTGGCTGGGATACTCAAAATTATTGAACAGATGCCAGAATTTGGTAGATCACTGTGTAGTAAGTAAAAACCGTCAAATGCTGTCATGAAGAAAATTAATATGGCAGTAAATTAAAGTGCAGAAGAAATGTTTTGAAGATATAGTAAACAGTAAAATACGTCTTCAAAAACCATGGCTGAGAACTGCTAGGAAATAGCAGCACATCAATCAAGAATGGGGTTGAGCAATAAGAAACAGACTTATTGCTTCATATTGCCCTTATGTCCAGGGgacaaagatgaaaaagcttTTTGAATAGAAGCAATAGGCCAAATCAAAACTAATTATATGTCATCATTTTAAGTACCACTGTACAAAGCTAGCAATTCTCAATAATATCACTTTGGCCTATTATTGTTAGTGTTTAGCTGTTAGgttggtatatatacacacatatatgtgtgtgcagtatacatatatatacaacatatacATAGAGTGTAAAAAGATATTTCAGGGAAAACATAATGTCTCTTATGATCCAAGTGAAAGTTTATAAGCAGTTTCTTCCAAAACCCAGATCACTGTATATAGTCCTGCCTGTTGCTCTGTCTCCAGGTCTGAGGCAGAACTGGAGAGAATGGAGTACTAATTACTTTCAGGCTGGCAGGCTGAGTTCCTGCAAAGCCTGTAGATCTTGTTCTACCCCTTGGTCAACTGCCAAGCTTCATGCCATTGTTTGCAAGGGTAACTGGGTGAACAAATGTAGACAGATTATAGTCAACCCATCTTGCCTGCAAAAATGACTAAGATGCATCCTTTACTAAAGGTTAAGACCAAAGTATATGTAAGAAGTGTCTATAAACACATCATTGAATATATAAGCAGATAAATTACAGTCCTTTTATGATAATCcacatgattttaaatattttgaatgactCAAATATTCAAGACGTTTccatatataaaaatcaagaacTAGAACAAGcaggaaatggaattttaaatattttgcttttaagaacTAAAACCCTCCTTAAATATGATGAGAAAATCTGAAGAAGCAGGAGACAGGTCTCAAAGCAACAGAGATCCAAAAAAAATATATGGGCATTCTGTAATCCATTTTCACCTGTTCTATCTGGTACGATTATAgcataaatcttttttcttttgcatctctATTTTGCCAGAGGTATGGGCGAGTACAGTAGATACAGTTTATATTCTGTCCATTAGCTCAGCTACTTAgatacaataaaaatacaaatgaaaatccAAAGAAGTTGTTCCCTTCTGTTCTGGACAGCATTGTCATGCATGGAAGACTGCCTCTGGAATTTTCCTTCACATCTTGCCATTTGGCCTCCCCCACTTAGTTACTTAATTTTCTCCTGAGGCTTCTTCCAACGTTGTGATTGTTTTCAACCAAATGTGTGTTTTATTCAAATTGATGATCAACTCTTTTTTTATCATCAATCTCCAAGctctttaaatgtttggaaaaTGGTAGTTAAGTTTCTTGGTGTTATAGCAATGTTTCTTGTTATCCAGAGCtggaaggatgctgctgctggtcAGCTGAGGTAGGCACTGCAACTGAAAATACAAAACAGAGTTACGTTCAATGCCACACACTTTTTTCATTATCCATAACACGGtcaaaaaaaggtcagttttttcaGCACAGAAATACTCTTTCTGCATAGAATCCAGGATCTGAGAGAAAAAGAATGTTTACATCTGGAGGTCAGGGGCTCCAATCAAGATGGAGGAATTGATGGACATGGAGCTCAGTGCCTCCTGTAAAtctggtctctgcttttcaagattTATTGTTTATTATAAAGCAAAACATGTACTTTAAAGGAAATTGAGAGGATATGAAAAGGAAGGGGAAATCTACATGTTAACAGTATTGGGAAAAAAAGCATAGATTCACAGGAGTTAAGAGCTTGCTGGGaccttgaagtgaagtcgctcagtcatgtctgactctttgcaacccgtaaactgtagcctaccaggctcctctgtccatgggattctccaggcaagaatactggagtgggttgctatttccttctccaggggatcttcccgacccagggatcaaacacaggtcttctgcattgcaggcagacgctttagagCTTGCTGGGACCTTAGGGATCATTTAAGCCAATACCTTGTcttacagcaaagaaaactgaTGTCTGAAGCACTCAGATGATTTGGCCACCTACTACATTACTTAAAAAGGCAAAACTGCTCCTTTAATGCTGCCAGAAAATGTTTGAATTCATCCTCAATGTCAAATGAAGGCAAGGGAACACATATTTTTTATGGTACTATATGGACTTAGGTATCTGAAAAATGAATACTTTTCAGGACTTTTAAATCAAACCTACAAGCGATATACAAATTAGTGAGGTTCCCctattctttcaagtaaaaatatttatatcaagACGCTGTACTCCTGAACACAAAGAAACAGTAAGGTAAGAGGTAACTCTGAGGGGAAAGTCTATCTGCTTTGTATGAAAAGCATTCTTAACTTCCTAACTCTGGTCTATTTTAGGGCACTGGGTTTCATGTTGTACCTGTTCCTAATGGAGCAtccaccctcttctctcctccaaaCCTCACAACCACCACCCAGATACCACTCAGCAATGGAAGCTGCAAAGGGAAAGACTAAGCAAGATAATTTAAAGCTTAAGGGGCACCTGAGCAGATGAAAGAAGCAATCAGGAGCAGCCAGCTCATCCTAACTGTGGCTCCAACTACAATCCATTCTAAATCTTTACAGCTCTTGGCTTATGACAAGACAATGCAAGGCCACTCTTCCCACTTTATAGCAATCACAAATCTTCACAGGCTCCCAGTGTGCAGCCTGGATGCTGTGCTCTGGTTAAAGGTACTGTTCTGCTGTTCTCGTTGAAAGCAATCATCACCACGTTTACCACAGCCAACTCTGATGATTAACGGGTCAAGGAGGAAAACAGTTCCTTTTTCAGATAAAGCTGGAATGTCAATCAATACTGAAGGTAAACATGATGACAGAGAGCCGCCTGGggtaaatttaatttcattttccaaagCACAAGAAGCATGCTCAGCGGAATTCACACCCTTGTCTCTGTCTGGGACCTGTGCTCCTGCACAGCAAAAGCCCTGGCCCCTGGGTGGCAGCAGGGAGCCACGAGGCAAGGTCATCTTCAGGATTCAGGAAGAAGGGCCCTTAGCAGTAAGTGTCTCTGGGACCCTGGCCGGTAGATCTTGTGATCTGTGTGTCCTCACGCAAAAATAACAGGATGCTGGAACTGCAAGCCTCAACCGACACCTCAAGTATAGATTCAGACTCTATACCAGATGGCAGGTATGAACTCATCTGATATTGCAACCTCGCATGCTTCTGTAAAGCAGTGCCCCATTTTTACCCCCGGCAAGTGCTTTCGGCTCTGTCGTAGGGTCTTCCTTGTTGGTTTCTCATGCTGTTTTGCCGAATCCCCTATTTCTCTGATACTGTCAAAATACGAATGCTGCAACAGCTGCTCACACGTCAGTCTCTCGGCAGGATTCATGTGGAGACAGCCCTAAAAGACAGAAAACCCCCTCTTCTTACTCTCTAAAACTGTATAAACttattaatatcattttttcttctttgaaatattaaactcttcaggaaaaaggaagaaaaacacacCAATCATGACTTTCATTCCTTCCACAATCATTCCTGAATGGGTAACCAcataatgaattaataaatagttCTAGAAATAGTAACAAATCCTTTTCTTCACCTTGTTCTGTTCTTGAGGCATTCAGTGCTCTGCCCTGAGGGAGTAGGACATGATTTTTGAGTTCACCTCACTGTCTCACTAGAATAATCCTCCTAACCCATTTTGGGCACTTGACTATACTTTGTAAAACctagtttttttatttaaaaaataatatctacaagtgataaaaataaacttcataCAGTATGTAGCAAAGTCTCTTCATCACTCTAGTTCTCCTGTCTTCTAAAATcagtcattttttgtttgttcttacaGAAATAGCCTATGTGTTACATGTATGTAAGAGAGAAGAGACATACCTCTCTCTATGTTACATCATTCTTAACTACTTGCTCTGCCATAGGCTAGAGGGCTCATACTTAGATAGATTAAATCTCACAATTACATGCCTCAAGGAACTGtctcatttctaaaattataaatgcaTCAGTAAATGTTCTAAATACTTTTTATCATGGGTGGGACATTGACCTtaacttgcaaatattttaattggTACCTCATTTTACACAAGGGCTATATACTTTTGAAAATGTGTATGGAAATCAAGTTTTAAAGTTGAAACCTACTTTCAATATATTAAAGTGTTGGTTATTTAAAAGAATCCTATGGCTaaacaggtttttttgtttgttttttttttaaagaaaaggattctttttgtaaaaaaaaaaaaaagaattcctcctcttaaaaatttacatttcaagTACAATATTAGGgttatttaaagtgaaaaatacttACAGTTGTTTTCACCGTTAtgtgactcattttaaaaatgaaaagtacatATACTTTTCAAGTGAGAAGAATAATTCTAAAAGGAACTCTTTTCAATCCATGGATTGACATAAATCATTCAGATTCCCCAGTGATACAGCTGCCCTGTACTCCCAGGTCTGTTGGAAGCCATGATTTTACCTTTAAGAGGCCCAGGGCAGAATAAGAGATGTTTGGAAATTTTAATTCAAGTGGTTCctgttgaaaaagaaagaaaatagggatTTTATTTACAgcatatattcaaatataaagtTACTTCAGATTGAATTTTTCAGTGCGAGAAGCATTTTCCTGGAACCTTCTTTGcctcctccaccctctgcccaccccacctcccacctatGTCTGTTTCGTAAG is part of the Bos indicus x Bos taurus breed Angus x Brahman F1 hybrid chromosome 10, Bos_hybrid_MaternalHap_v2.0, whole genome shotgun sequence genome and harbors:
- the DMAC2L gene encoding ATP synthase subunit s, mitochondrial, translating into MMLFGKISQQLCGLKKLPWSRDSRYFWGWLNAVFNKVDHDRIRDVGPDRAASEWLLRCGAMVRYHGQQRWQKDYNHLPTGPLDKYKIQAIDATDSCIMSIGFDHMEGLQYVEKIRLCKCHYIEDGCLERLSQLENLQKSMLEMEIISCGNVTDKGIIALHHFRNLKYLFLSDLPGVKEKEKIVQAFKTSLPSLELKLDLK